A genomic stretch from Antarcticibacterium flavum includes:
- a CDS encoding transposase, whose product MLHKLPKKVNFLLCEVKKTIYSPTDPDARISVKPGKARKLNYLCNIAVDTRTNVITDVQAYHADKKDTKYLQDTARRLNRRLRREGLIWENILADAGYSSGENYAYFENKGLTTYIPPHGTYKGGPEGFQYFKEGNYWLCPQGKKVIHRNQKMENGNLKDNYFTTRADCKGCPIKTACIGKSHEKRINITAYREEYNRNIERVNSRRGRYMKGKRQSTVEPVFGTLKEFMGLRKINTIGIRQANKCMHFAAIAYNLKKYLKFTTKRVKSGAGQLASVSPFKNLLQELINLPVRQLHLSY is encoded by the coding sequence CTGCTGCACAAGTTACCGAAAAAAGTTAATTTCCTGCTTTGCGAGGTAAAAAAGACTATTTACAGCCCAACCGATCCCGATGCCCGAATAAGTGTCAAACCCGGTAAGGCAAGGAAACTGAATTATCTGTGCAACATCGCCGTTGATACCAGGACAAATGTGATAACAGATGTACAAGCCTACCACGCAGATAAAAAAGACACTAAATATCTTCAGGACACCGCCAGGAGATTAAACAGACGTCTTCGCCGGGAAGGCCTCATCTGGGAAAATATACTGGCAGATGCCGGTTACAGCAGTGGTGAAAATTATGCTTATTTCGAAAACAAAGGTCTCACCACTTACATTCCTCCACATGGAACTTACAAAGGTGGACCGGAGGGTTTCCAATATTTCAAAGAAGGGAATTACTGGCTATGTCCCCAGGGGAAAAAGGTAATTCACCGTAATCAGAAAATGGAAAACGGAAACCTAAAGGATAATTATTTTACTACAAGAGCCGATTGTAAAGGCTGTCCCATAAAAACGGCCTGCATTGGCAAAAGCCACGAAAAACGAATCAATATCACAGCTTATCGCGAGGAATATAACAGAAATATTGAGCGAGTAAATAGCAGGCGTGGCCGTTATATGAAAGGGAAACGCCAAAGCACGGTGGAGCCTGTCTTCGGAACTCTCAAGGAATTTATGGGCCTCCGGAAAATAAACACCATCGGAATTCGACAGGCAAACAAATGTATGCACTTCGCCGCTATTGCCTATAACCTCAAAAAATATTTGAAATTCACCACAAAGCGGGTAAAATCCGGAGCAGGACAGCTTGCTTCGGTTTCTCCTTTTAAAAATCTCCTTCAGGAGCTTATAAACTTACCTGTAAGACAACTTCATTTGAGCTATTGA
- a CDS encoding Crp/Fnr family transcriptional regulator → MEIEVNTCFDLFMEQFPTLSPEAKKFTRSFLTIQSYKKKEFLYLNGEVQEEIAYICQGLLRKFYVNEKGNEIITGFSREKEYATDYPSFLRQKPSKYSLQFLEPSVVVKMPYKKLQEAYNKHKANEMYGRLAAERVLTRETDRVESLLFASAEERYLNFLDKNEDIINRISLSHLASYLGIERQSLSRIRSKLAKRK, encoded by the coding sequence ATGGAAATAGAAGTAAATACCTGTTTTGACTTGTTTATGGAACAATTTCCCACCTTGAGTCCTGAAGCCAAAAAATTTACGCGTTCTTTTTTAACTATACAATCCTATAAAAAAAAGGAATTCCTATATCTAAATGGCGAAGTGCAAGAAGAAATTGCATATATATGCCAGGGACTACTACGGAAGTTTTACGTTAATGAAAAAGGAAATGAAATAATTACAGGTTTTTCTAGAGAAAAAGAATATGCAACCGACTACCCTTCTTTTTTAAGACAAAAACCTTCTAAATACTCCCTACAGTTTCTGGAGCCATCTGTGGTCGTTAAAATGCCTTATAAAAAACTTCAAGAAGCCTACAATAAGCATAAGGCGAACGAAATGTACGGAAGATTAGCAGCTGAAAGAGTGCTCACAAGAGAAACAGACAGAGTTGAAAGCCTCTTATTTGCAAGTGCGGAAGAAAGATACTTGAACTTTTTAGACAAAAACGAAGATATTATCAATAGAATCAGCTTAAGCCATTTAGCATCCTATTTAGGAATTGAAAGACAATCACTTAGTAGAATACGAAGTAAACTTGCAAAAAGAAAATGA